In the genome of Mucisphaera calidilacus, one region contains:
- a CDS encoding response regulator, which produces MMNHGTSTGRFNVLLAEDPQRADADWATPLGQLLKPQGFAPLVAESGREALELAEQHPVHAALVDLATPRETDKRPTGGTSSVESGGLWLLEVLHRLPDAPPIVVVNNQPLDAAAFQRYVTQALQLGAFSVVNFPIRIEALLNVIRRLIDRRYHGQWPQNVANN; this is translated from the coding sequence ATGATGAACCATGGCACGAGTACAGGCCGATTCAACGTCCTGCTGGCGGAAGATCCCCAGCGGGCCGACGCCGACTGGGCCACACCCCTCGGCCAACTGCTCAAGCCCCAGGGCTTCGCACCCCTCGTCGCCGAGTCCGGCCGGGAAGCCCTCGAACTCGCCGAACAACACCCTGTCCACGCCGCTCTCGTCGACCTCGCCACCCCCCGCGAAACCGACAAACGACCCACCGGCGGGACCAGCTCCGTCGAATCAGGCGGGCTCTGGCTCCTCGAAGTCCTGCACCGACTGCCCGACGCACCCCCCATCGTCGTCGTCAACAACCAGCCCCTCGACGCGGCCGCCTTCCAGCGCTACGTCACCCAGGCCCTCCAACTCGGCGCCTTCTCGGTCGTCAACTTCCCCATCCGAATCGAAGCCCTGCTCAACGTCATCCGCCGGCTCATCGACCGGCGCTACCACGGGCAGTGGCCACAGAACGTTGCCAACAACTGA
- a CDS encoding glycosyltransferase family 2 protein produces MKLSIIIPVFNEEQTVRVLVERVWAVDLGGVEREVIVVDDASADASPAVLRELEAEGLCVVHRHPVNQGKGAAIRTGVSRVTGDMVIIQDADLEYDPGEYPRVMAPLLENRADVVYGSRFLERDQDRLYDRWHAFGNGVLTWVSNRFTGLGLSDMETCYKLFRASVIKAVDIEEPRFGFEPEITAKVAKLGVRVVEVPVSYDGRTYSAGKKIGWRDALWALRCIVKYSLRRD; encoded by the coding sequence ATGAAGCTGAGCATCATCATCCCGGTCTTCAATGAAGAGCAGACGGTGCGTGTGCTGGTCGAGCGGGTGTGGGCGGTGGATCTGGGGGGCGTGGAGCGTGAGGTGATTGTGGTGGACGATGCGTCGGCGGACGCTTCGCCTGCGGTGCTGCGTGAACTGGAGGCGGAAGGGTTGTGCGTCGTGCACCGGCATCCGGTGAACCAGGGCAAGGGTGCGGCGATTCGGACGGGGGTGTCGCGGGTGACGGGTGACATGGTGATCATTCAGGACGCGGACCTGGAGTACGACCCGGGCGAGTATCCGCGTGTGATGGCGCCGCTGCTGGAGAACAGGGCGGACGTGGTGTACGGGTCTCGTTTTCTGGAGCGTGATCAAGACCGGTTGTATGACCGGTGGCACGCGTTCGGCAACGGCGTGCTGACGTGGGTGTCGAATCGGTTTACGGGCTTGGGGCTGAGCGACATGGAGACGTGTTACAAGCTGTTCCGCGCGTCGGTGATCAAGGCGGTGGACATCGAGGAGCCTCGGTTTGGCTTTGAGCCCGAGATCACCGCGAAGGTGGCGAAGCTGGGCGTTCGTGTGGTGGAGGTTCCGGTGTCGTACGACGGGCGCACGTACAGCGCGGGGAAGAAGATCGGTTGGCGTGACGCGTTGTGGGCGCTGCGCTGCATCGTGAAGTACAGCCTGCGGCGTGACTGA
- the groES gene encoding co-chaperone GroES codes for MKVRPLGDKILVQRVAAEEKTASGIFLPESAKEKPQQAKVIRVGQGKLLDNGERSAFQVKEGDTILLSKWGGTEIKIDGEEYLVMDESEVLAVVE; via the coding sequence ATGAAAGTTCGTCCCCTCGGTGACAAGATCCTCGTCCAGCGCGTAGCCGCCGAAGAAAAAACCGCCTCAGGCATCTTCCTGCCCGAGTCCGCCAAGGAAAAACCCCAGCAGGCCAAGGTCATCCGCGTCGGCCAGGGCAAGCTCCTCGACAACGGCGAGCGCTCCGCCTTCCAGGTCAAGGAAGGCGACACCATCCTCCTCTCCAAGTGGGGCGGAACCGAGATCAAGATCGATGGCGAAGAGTACCTCGTCATGGACGAGTCCGAAGTCCTCGCCGTCGTCGAGTAA
- the fusA gene encoding elongation factor G — MTTYTTAQIRNIVLLGQQGSGKTTLAESLLFSAGAIGRVGAVQDGNTVSDFTDEEKEHGHSLFATLVSADHDGVHLNLLDTPGSPDFMGQAISALPAADTAALVLDAGEPIGSVSRRLMAMAEEQRLCRMVIINKIDHAPEGLASVLEQVQKVFGKRCLPMNLPAEGGKKVVDCFFETEGESDLGPVEDAHTAIIDQVVEIDEDLMSVYLEQGHVKPEQLHDAFEQALREGHLVPVCFVAARPHEDHENPVGVKELVRVLEKLAPSPIEGNPRPFLRGDDTDHEIFADHDPEKHVLAHVFQVRIDPFVGKICLFRVHQGTVTGQSQLFIGDPKTGESKKPFKIGHLQKVQGSKHSEIEQAIPGDLVAVAKIEDIHFDAVLHDSHDEDRLHLRPLRFPEPLTGLAVSPKKRGDEQKIGDALSKLQEEDPTFTVTRDATTHETVIHGLGELQLRVVLEELKNRYNVEVDTKTPRIAYRETISSKAEGHHRHKKQTGGAGQFGEVFLRIEPLERGTGFEFVNDTFGGSIPHQFLPAIEKGIRQALEEGVVAGYPMQDIRVSVYDGKHHPVDSKEVAFITAGKRAFAEAVANASPVLLEPMVDVEVTAPEGYLGDITGDLSSKRGRVQGTDMVGSGQMCISALVPLAEVANYQSELRSMTGGQGSYTMSMSHYDPMPAHVQEKVAAESQKELVEAG; from the coding sequence ATGACCACCTACACCACTGCGCAAATCAGGAATATCGTTCTGCTGGGCCAGCAAGGCTCCGGCAAGACCACGCTCGCCGAGTCGTTGTTGTTTTCGGCGGGTGCGATTGGTCGTGTCGGAGCGGTTCAGGACGGCAACACGGTGAGTGACTTCACGGACGAGGAGAAGGAGCACGGCCACAGTTTGTTCGCGACGCTGGTGAGTGCGGACCACGACGGTGTGCACCTGAATCTGCTGGACACGCCCGGTTCGCCTGACTTCATGGGGCAGGCGATCAGTGCGTTGCCGGCGGCGGACACGGCGGCGTTGGTGTTAGACGCGGGCGAGCCGATCGGTTCGGTCTCGCGTCGCCTGATGGCGATGGCGGAGGAGCAGCGACTCTGCCGGATGGTCATCATCAACAAGATCGACCACGCGCCGGAGGGCCTCGCGTCGGTGCTTGAGCAGGTTCAGAAGGTGTTCGGCAAGCGTTGCCTGCCGATGAACCTCCCTGCCGAGGGCGGGAAGAAGGTGGTTGACTGTTTCTTTGAGACGGAGGGTGAGAGCGATCTGGGCCCGGTCGAGGATGCGCACACGGCGATCATCGACCAGGTGGTGGAGATCGACGAGGACCTGATGTCGGTTTATCTGGAGCAGGGGCACGTGAAGCCCGAGCAGCTGCACGACGCGTTCGAGCAGGCGCTGCGTGAGGGTCACCTGGTGCCGGTCTGCTTTGTTGCGGCGCGTCCGCACGAGGACCACGAGAACCCGGTGGGCGTCAAGGAACTGGTGCGTGTGCTGGAGAAGCTCGCGCCGAGCCCGATCGAGGGCAACCCTCGGCCGTTCTTGCGTGGCGACGACACGGATCACGAGATCTTCGCGGACCACGATCCCGAGAAACACGTTCTCGCGCACGTCTTCCAGGTGCGCATCGACCCGTTCGTGGGCAAGATCTGCCTGTTCCGGGTGCACCAGGGGACGGTGACGGGTCAGAGTCAGCTGTTCATCGGTGACCCGAAGACGGGTGAGAGTAAGAAGCCGTTCAAGATCGGGCACCTGCAGAAGGTCCAGGGCTCGAAGCACTCGGAGATCGAGCAGGCGATCCCGGGCGACCTGGTCGCGGTGGCGAAGATCGAGGACATCCACTTTGATGCGGTCTTGCACGACTCGCACGACGAGGACCGGCTGCACCTGCGTCCGCTGCGATTCCCCGAGCCGCTGACGGGTCTTGCGGTCTCGCCGAAGAAGCGTGGCGACGAGCAGAAGATCGGCGATGCGCTCTCGAAGCTGCAGGAGGAGGACCCGACGTTCACGGTGACGCGTGACGCGACGACGCACGAGACGGTGATTCACGGTCTGGGCGAGTTGCAGCTGCGTGTGGTGCTCGAGGAGCTGAAGAACCGTTACAACGTCGAGGTGGACACGAAGACGCCTCGGATCGCGTATCGCGAGACGATCTCGTCGAAGGCGGAGGGTCATCACCGTCACAAGAAACAGACGGGCGGCGCGGGTCAGTTCGGCGAGGTCTTTCTGCGGATCGAGCCACTGGAGCGTGGGACGGGCTTCGAGTTTGTGAATGACACGTTTGGCGGTTCGATCCCGCATCAGTTCCTGCCCGCGATCGAGAAGGGCATCCGTCAGGCGCTCGAAGAGGGTGTAGTGGCGGGGTATCCGATGCAGGACATCCGCGTGAGCGTTTATGACGGCAAGCATCACCCGGTGGACTCGAAGGAAGTGGCGTTTATCACCGCGGGCAAGCGTGCGTTTGCCGAGGCGGTGGCGAACGCTTCGCCGGTGCTGCTCGAACCGATGGTTGATGTCGAGGTGACGGCGCCGGAGGGTTACCTGGGCGACATTACCGGTGATTTATCGTCGAAACGCGGTCGTGTGCAGGGCACGGACATGGTGGGTTCGGGTCAGATGTGCATCAGCGCGTTGGTGCCGTTGGCCGAGGTTGCGAACTACCAGAGTGAGTTGCGCAGCATGACCGGCGGGCAGGGCAGCTACACGATGAGCATGAGCCATTACGACCCGATGCCTGCACACGTGCAGGAGAAGGTTGCCGCGGAAAGTCAGAAAGAATTGGTTGAAGCGGGTTGA